One Triticum dicoccoides isolate Atlit2015 ecotype Zavitan chromosome 5B, WEW_v2.0, whole genome shotgun sequence genomic window carries:
- the LOC119308431 gene encoding uncharacterized protein LOC119308431 gives MELARMDPPGVELPKSCLLAIKPVVADSTNATTATHQTEHPDDSREISIQVSLFVHRPPLISYVVVWSTDARVTEEPFIHGTHGGLILLSMDISMEECPLREYYIYQPGCGHGGAGTPSLNLVPQLRCLVGQPCAVGLLSHGDGGDYYVALLTMQRKGEFELSLFCSKMETWTVKKPVLSPEDQAAFLLDDGGFEPNKVIAVGGSVMAFVDLFKGILIGDVLEGSPQFLYIPLPATTEISQPWTNYPLYTRDVSIDMSSGHIRIKFIELVCPLHLPA, from the coding sequence ATGGAGCTAGCTAGGATGGATCCACCCGGCGTCGAGCTCCCCAAGAGCTGCCTCCTCGCTATCAAGCCTGTGGTCGCCGATTCAACCAACGCCACCACCGCCACCCACCAGACGGAGCACCCGGATGACTCTCGCGAGATCTCCATTCAGGTCAGCTTGTTCGTCCACCGCCCGCCTCTTATCTCCTACGTCGTTGTCTGGTCCACCGACGCCCGTGTCACCGAGGAGCCCTTCATCCACGGCACTCACGGCGGGCTCATCCTCCTTAGCATGGACATAAGCATGGAGGAATGTCCGCTCCGCGAATACTACATCTACCAGCCCGGCTGCGGCCACGGCGGCGCTGGCACTCCGTCGCTCAATCTGGTCCCGCAACTCAGGTGCTTGGTCGGCCAACCCTGTGCGGTCGGCCTCCTGTCACATGGCGACGGCGGAGACTACTATGTCGCGTTACTAACTATGCAGAGGAAAGGAGAGTTTGAGCTCTCCCTCTTCTGCTCCAAGATGGAAACTTGGACCGTCAAGAAGCCCGTCTTGTCACCGGAGGACCAAGCAGCCTTCTTACTGGATGACGGAGGCTTTGAGCCGAACAAGGTTATCGCCGTTGGTGGCAGTGTCATGGCATTCGTTGACTTGTTTAAAGGCATCCTAATCGGCGATGTCCTCGAAGGTAGCCCCCAGTTCCTCTACATTCCGCTGCCAGCAACAACAGAGATCAGTCAACCATGGACCAATTACCCCTTGTATACTCGCGACGTTAGCATCGACATGTCGTCCGGCCACATCCGCATCAAGTTCATTGAGCTGGTTTGTCCTTTGCACTTGCCGGCTTAG